The following are encoded together in the Janthinobacterium sp. Marseille genome:
- a CDS encoding NADH:flavin oxidoreductase/NADH oxidase, with product MSALFQPYTLKDVTLRNRIAIPPMCQYMAVDGRVNDWHQAHYTSLARGGAGLVIVEATAVAPEGRITPACTGIWNDDLAQAFAPIVQAIKGAGSVPGIQIAHAGRKASANRPWEGDDHIAEGDPRGWQTIAPSALAYGKGLPKVPRAMTLDDIARVRQNFVDAAIRARDVGFEWLELHFAHGYLAQTFFSAHSNQRDDIYGGSAENRARFLLETLRAVREVWPEHLPLTVRFGVLEYDGRDEETLLESIGLVREFKKSGMDMISVSIGFTIPETSIPWGPAFLGPVAERVRREADVPVSSAWGFGTPEIAQRVVEQQQLDIVMVGRSHLANPHWPYFAAKELKVERPSWVLPAPYAHWLERY from the coding sequence ATGTCCGCTCTATTCCAGCCATACACACTCAAAGACGTCACCCTCCGCAACCGCATCGCCATTCCACCCATGTGCCAATACATGGCAGTGGACGGTCGTGTTAACGACTGGCACCAGGCGCACTACACCAGCCTGGCGCGTGGCGGTGCCGGCCTGGTCATCGTCGAAGCCACTGCAGTCGCGCCTGAAGGTCGCATTACACCGGCCTGCACCGGCATCTGGAATGATGACCTGGCGCAAGCCTTCGCTCCCATCGTGCAAGCCATCAAGGGCGCAGGTTCGGTGCCCGGCATCCAGATCGCGCATGCCGGACGCAAGGCCAGCGCCAACCGTCCATGGGAAGGCGACGACCATATCGCTGAAGGTGATCCACGCGGCTGGCAAACCATTGCCCCATCCGCCCTCGCCTACGGTAAAGGTTTGCCGAAAGTGCCACGTGCGATGACGCTGGATGATATTGCCCGTGTGCGGCAAAACTTCGTCGACGCCGCCATCCGTGCCCGCGATGTCGGCTTCGAATGGCTGGAACTGCATTTCGCGCATGGCTACCTGGCGCAGACTTTCTTTTCCGCCCATTCCAACCAGCGTGATGACATCTATGGCGGCAGCGCCGAAAACCGTGCGCGCTTCCTGTTGGAAACCCTGCGTGCAGTACGTGAAGTCTGGCCGGAGCACCTGCCACTGACCGTGCGCTTTGGCGTGCTTGAATATGACGGCCGCGATGAAGAAACCTTGCTCGAATCAATCGGCCTGGTACGTGAATTTAAAAAATCCGGCATGGATATGATCAGCGTCAGTATCGGATTTACGATCCCCGAAACATCGATCCCATGGGGACCCGCCTTCCTCGGCCCTGTCGCCGAACGCGTACGGCGCGAAGCCGACGTGCCGGTTTCATCGGCCTGGGGCTTTGGCACACCGGAAATCGCACAGCGCGTCGTCGAACAGCAGCAACTGGATATCGTGATGGTCGGTCGTTCACACCTCGCCAATCCGCATTGGCCTTACTTCGCCGCCAAGGAACTCAAGGTCGAGCGCCCTTCATGGGTCTTGCCGGCGCCGTATGCACACTGGCTGGAACGCTATTAA
- a CDS encoding helix-turn-helix domain-containing protein — translation MRPFKHPAASEFSLERVLYALSDSIRLDIVRHLARVDAASCGELDGGRPKSTVSHHFKVLRESGLVHTENTGTMHMNTLRRADIESRFPGLLNAILAQHTS, via the coding sequence ATGCGTCCCTTTAAACATCCTGCGGCCAGTGAGTTTTCCCTCGAGCGCGTCCTGTACGCCTTGAGCGATTCGATACGCCTGGACATCGTGCGGCACCTTGCCCGTGTCGATGCCGCATCCTGCGGCGAGCTGGATGGCGGACGTCCGAAATCCACCGTATCCCATCATTTCAAGGTGTTGCGTGAATCCGGCCTGGTGCACACGGAAAATACCGGCACCATGCATATGAATACGCTGCGCCGCGCCGACATTGAAAGCCGCTTTCCCGGATTGCTGAACGCAATACTGGCGCAACACACTTCCTGA
- the gntA gene encoding guanitoxin biosynthesis heme-dependent pre-guanitoxin N-hydroxylase GntA, protein MSTLADKTESNPFDSAQALENSNYGAFVDKKLVAGEHLDEKPAPLLGFIHDSFRALILNPQFSCVGAKSAIQNGGYRIGHYDELATPTATAGLAHDLYHFLSEQPALEGEFSTFVATFSQPVIHSEEQFEKLLWEQLQLLHEADAKVHQWDPNVSDDPANPHFAFSFAEQSFFVVGIHPAASRYTRKFAWPALVFNLHAQFEKLREDGKFERMQEVIRSREQALQGSINENLSEHGTISDARQYAGRSVADDWECPFSSKNK, encoded by the coding sequence ATGTCTACTCTTGCAGATAAGACCGAAAGCAATCCTTTTGACAGCGCGCAGGCGCTGGAAAACAGTAACTATGGCGCTTTTGTCGACAAGAAGCTGGTGGCAGGTGAGCATCTGGATGAAAAGCCGGCTCCCTTGCTCGGCTTCATCCATGATTCATTCCGCGCGCTGATATTGAACCCGCAGTTTTCCTGTGTCGGTGCCAAGTCGGCGATCCAGAACGGCGGCTATCGCATCGGTCATTACGATGAACTGGCGACGCCGACTGCGACCGCAGGACTGGCACATGATCTCTATCATTTCCTGAGTGAGCAACCGGCATTGGAGGGTGAGTTCTCGACTTTTGTCGCGACCTTTTCGCAGCCGGTGATCCATTCGGAAGAGCAGTTTGAGAAACTGCTGTGGGAGCAATTGCAGTTGCTGCATGAAGCCGATGCCAAGGTGCATCAGTGGGATCCGAATGTCAGCGATGACCCGGCTAATCCGCATTTCGCTTTCAGCTTTGCGGAACAGAGTTTCTTTGTGGTCGGCATTCATCCGGCGGCATCCAGGTATACGCGCAAGTTTGCATGGCCGGCCCTGGTTTTCAACCTGCATGCACAGTTTGAAAAGCTGCGTGAAGATGGCAAGTTCGAACGTATGCAGGAAGTGATACGTTCGCGCGAGCAGGCGTTGCAAGGATCAATCAATGAAAACCTGTCCGAACACGGCACAATATCGGATGCGCGGCAGTATGCCGGTCGTTCGGTAGCGGATGACTGGGAATGTCCGTTCTCCAGTAAAAATAAATAA
- a CDS encoding urea carboxylase-associated family protein: MTEKIEQRHIEAQSGTGFILKKGQVLRVIDPQGEQVSDLMAFNEHDVNESLSSGRSIDYANTIYLTTGHVLYSNRSTPMLTIIEDQVGRHDFLLTPCSPETFKIIYNNHAHHPSCFANLVEHLAPFGIQPDHIPTTFNIFMNVAIAPDGELSIDPPRSKAGQFIALRAEMDLIVGVTACSAEMSNNYSFKPIDIEIIG; the protein is encoded by the coding sequence ATGACTGAAAAAATCGAACAGCGACATATCGAAGCGCAAAGCGGAACCGGCTTCATCCTGAAAAAAGGGCAGGTCTTGCGCGTCATCGATCCGCAGGGCGAGCAGGTATCGGACTTGATGGCTTTCAATGAACATGATGTGAATGAATCACTGTCTTCCGGACGTTCGATTGATTATGCGAATACGATTTACCTGACGACCGGGCATGTGCTGTATTCGAATCGCAGCACGCCGATGTTGACGATCATCGAAGACCAGGTCGGCCGTCATGACTTCCTGTTGACGCCATGCAGCCCGGAGACCTTCAAGATCATCTATAACAATCATGCACATCACCCCAGCTGCTTCGCTAACCTGGTGGAGCACCTCGCACCCTTCGGCATCCAGCCGGACCACATTCCGACTACTTTCAATATCTTCATGAATGTGGCTATCGCGCCCGATGGCGAACTCAGCATAGATCCGCCGCGCTCGAAAGCCGGGCAGTTCATCGCATTACGCGCGGAGATGGATTTGATCGTAGGTGTGACTGCATGCTCGGCTGAAATGTCGAACAATTATTCATTCAAGCCTATCGATATCGAAATTATTGGCTAG
- a CDS encoding CBS domain-containing protein: MTIYRKESEMATLKEFMKHDVQVISPEATIQDAAKKMKEGNFGMLPVHENDRMIGSISDRDIVIRAVAEGKPSSTKVRDVMTKGIVWAFEDSSLSEGVRLMSQHQVRRLPIVNSQKRLVGIVAIGDVAVESSEFEVVGETLSEISEPA, translated from the coding sequence ATGACTATCTATCGAAAGGAATCAGAAATGGCGACCTTAAAAGAATTCATGAAACATGATGTCCAGGTGATCAGCCCTGAGGCCACGATCCAGGATGCCGCAAAGAAAATGAAGGAAGGAAACTTTGGCATGCTGCCGGTCCATGAAAATGACCGGATGATAGGCTCGATCTCGGATCGCGATATTGTTATCCGTGCCGTAGCGGAAGGAAAGCCCTCTTCCACCAAGGTTCGCGATGTGATGACCAAGGGCATAGTCTGGGCCTTCGAAGATTCCAGCCTGAGCGAAGGTGTACGCCTGATGTCGCAGCATCAGGTACGCAGGCTGCCTATCGTGAACAGCCAGAAACGCTTGGTCGGCATTGTTGCGATTGGCGATGTCGCGGTCGAGAGTTCCGAGTTTGAAGTGGTGGGCGAAACCTTATCCGAGATTTCAGAACCTGCCTGA
- a CDS encoding low affinity iron permease family protein codes for MSDLFRKFSINCSNGVGSYWAFLLALLVVLGWVVSGPLFDYSDTWQLIINTATSITTFLMVFLIQSSQNREAKATQLKLDELIRALDGARTKMVNIENLCDEDLQRLRNEFEKIGHTTGMEGATPEDSKDNKD; via the coding sequence ATGTCAGATCTGTTCCGGAAATTTTCGATTAACTGCTCGAATGGTGTCGGCTCATACTGGGCCTTCCTGCTGGCATTGCTGGTGGTACTTGGATGGGTCGTCAGTGGTCCGCTCTTTGATTACTCGGACACCTGGCAGCTGATAATCAATACCGCCACCAGCATCACTACCTTCCTGATGGTGTTCCTCATCCAGAGTTCGCAAAACCGCGAAGCCAAAGCGACGCAACTCAAACTCGATGAACTGATACGCGCGCTCGACGGTGCACGTACGAAAATGGTCAACATTGAAAACCTCTGTGACGAGGATCTTCAACGCTTGCGGAATGAATTTGAAAAAATTGGTCACACCACCGGCATGGAAGGTGCGACACCCGAAGATAGCAAGGACAACAAAGATTAA
- a CDS encoding CinA family protein yields the protein MSAEYLDEVVAYLEKNQLKIVTAESCTAGLIASTLAEPPGCGSWLESAYVTYSEDAKMEALDVSEDTIEQYGLTSEEVACAMAEGALKTAKANLALATTGVAGPSAGDGDVPVGTVCLAWTFKCDNGFRHFSETAHFDGDRNQVRQAATEFALKRVPHYHQKLLTTLTVS from the coding sequence ATGTCAGCAGAGTATCTGGATGAAGTAGTTGCCTACCTCGAAAAAAATCAGTTGAAGATAGTGACAGCCGAATCCTGCACGGCCGGCCTGATTGCATCAACCCTGGCCGAACCGCCGGGCTGTGGCAGTTGGCTGGAGTCGGCTTACGTCACCTACTCCGAAGACGCCAAGATGGAAGCACTGGATGTCAGCGAAGACACCATAGAACAATATGGTTTGACCAGCGAAGAAGTTGCATGTGCGATGGCCGAAGGTGCGCTCAAGACAGCCAAGGCCAACCTTGCCCTCGCCACTACCGGCGTCGCCGGGCCGTCGGCCGGTGATGGGGATGTGCCTGTTGGAACGGTGTGCCTGGCCTGGACATTTAAATGCGATAACGGGTTCCGTCATTTTTCCGAAACGGCGCATTTCGATGGCGACAGGAACCAGGTGCGCCAGGCAGCAACGGAATTCGCACTCAAACGCGTCCCGCACTACCATCAAAAACTACTGACCACCCTGACCGTCAGCTAA
- the nadE gene encoding ammonia-dependent NAD(+) synthetase: protein MSPSSQQSFSLEQELIVKELGVCPSIVPAREFERRVDFLHELLIQNQKNCLVLGISGGVDSLTAGLIAQKAVEKSRAYGRQAKFIAMRLPYGEQRDEDDAQSALQLIQPDETLTVNIKPASDGMLASLKAGGLAFRDEKEEDFILGNIKARQRMIAQYAVAGHAGGLVIGTDHAAEALMGFFTKHGDGACDVTPLSGLNKRQIRSIAQHCGASVALAYKVPTADLETLTPLKPDEVSFGLPYDDIDDFLEGKIVSPQAYEIILRQYRSTEHKRTLPISLVNRL from the coding sequence ATGAGCCCAAGCAGCCAGCAAAGTTTTTCGCTAGAACAGGAACTCATCGTAAAAGAACTCGGCGTCTGCCCGAGCATCGTCCCCGCCAGGGAATTCGAGCGACGCGTCGACTTCCTGCATGAACTACTGATCCAGAATCAAAAAAACTGCCTGGTACTCGGGATCAGCGGCGGCGTCGATTCATTGACGGCAGGCCTGATTGCGCAAAAGGCGGTGGAAAAATCACGTGCTTACGGACGCCAGGCCAAATTCATCGCCATGCGTTTGCCCTATGGCGAGCAGCGCGATGAAGATGATGCACAAAGCGCATTGCAGCTCATCCAGCCGGATGAGACGCTGACCGTGAATATCAAACCGGCCAGCGACGGTATGCTGGCGTCATTGAAGGCCGGTGGCCTTGCATTCAGGGATGAAAAGGAAGAGGACTTTATCCTCGGGAATATCAAGGCGCGGCAAAGAATGATTGCGCAATATGCAGTCGCCGGACATGCAGGCGGCCTGGTGATAGGTACCGACCATGCGGCGGAAGCCTTGATGGGTTTCTTTACCAAGCACGGAGACGGCGCATGTGATGTGACGCCGCTATCCGGCCTGAACAAACGCCAGATCCGTTCCATTGCGCAGCATTGCGGTGCCAGTGTCGCCCTCGCCTACAAGGTACCCACCGCCGATCTCGAAACACTGACGCCACTGAAGCCGGACGAAGTTTCGTTCGGCCTGCCATACGACGATATAGACGATTTCCTCGAAGGGAAAATCGTCAGCCCGCAGGCTTATGAAATCATCCTCCGCCAGTATCGCAGTACCGAACACAAACGCACATTACCGATCAGCCTGGTGAATCGTTTATAG
- a CDS encoding helix-turn-helix transcriptional regulator, producing the protein MTIGARFYPRGTRLGLHVHREAQLLFASSGVMQVTTPKGHWLVPPARAVWLPPGIEHAVDMLADIEMRALLIQPEQLAQHPAAPRLQSEFVATVGPLLRETILGAFKADSHPQRLALLLELALFELVEDEDARTFMPMPHDARARRVADMILADPANGSELELLAYSAGASARTITRLFPAETNLTFKEWRQRARIMAAVEALGNGQTSIKQLALQLGFSSVASFGHAFRQIMGMTPSEMMRRSESAAP; encoded by the coding sequence ATGACGATAGGCGCCCGTTTCTATCCGCGTGGTACCCGCCTCGGCCTGCATGTACATCGCGAGGCGCAGTTACTGTTCGCGTCCAGTGGCGTGATGCAGGTGACGACACCCAAAGGCCACTGGCTGGTACCGCCCGCCCGTGCGGTCTGGTTGCCACCCGGTATAGAACACGCTGTGGATATGCTGGCGGATATCGAAATGCGTGCCTTGCTAATCCAGCCCGAGCAACTGGCGCAACATCCGGCAGCACCGCGATTGCAATCGGAATTTGTTGCGACCGTCGGTCCCCTGCTGCGCGAAACCATACTGGGTGCATTCAAAGCGGATTCCCATCCGCAACGCCTCGCGCTGCTGCTCGAACTTGCCTTGTTTGAACTCGTCGAGGATGAAGACGCAAGAACCTTCATGCCGATGCCGCATGACGCACGTGCGCGACGCGTGGCAGACATGATCCTGGCCGACCCGGCAAATGGCAGCGAACTGGAATTACTGGCTTATAGCGCAGGCGCATCGGCACGTACCATCACGCGCCTGTTTCCGGCTGAAACCAATCTTACCTTCAAGGAATGGCGGCAACGCGCACGCATCATGGCGGCGGTCGAAGCCCTCGGCAACGGCCAGACCTCGATCAAGCAGCTCGCGCTGCAACTCGGTTTCAGCAGTGTCGCCTCCTTCGGCCATGCCTTCCGGCAAATCATGGGCATGACGCCGAGCGAAATGATGCGTCGTTCTGAATCCGCTGCTCCATAG
- a CDS encoding MFS transporter, which translates to MNHPRTVIAYINLAHFIDHYAMLVFAAAVIVIAPVFGMTYGELLPYATPGFVAFGAGSLLTGWLGDRWSRRHMMVIFFIGIGAAMMAVGLAQTPRQVGIALLAVGLFAAIYHPVGTAMLVAHAEKLGREVGVNGVWGNLGVASSALVTGIVCQYLGWRWAFVVPGLATIVIGIFFALGVKHEARTVRKATQQSSVRVSKEAMWRVIAALVITIIASSTTFNAFTVAMPKLFSERLSGITANAALLGIIVAGTYVFGALAQYIIGHLLDRYSLKTLFLPLALTLAPLLYSAASLSGIALILICVGIVICIFGQVTVNDAMIGKYTSDEWRARAYSVRYFLGFTAAGASVGIVASLHEHGGFTLMLQALAALCVLVIIGAICFPREQRVRG; encoded by the coding sequence ATGAATCACCCCCGTACCGTTATTGCTTACATCAACCTCGCACACTTTATCGATCACTACGCCATGCTGGTATTTGCCGCAGCGGTAATTGTCATCGCACCGGTGTTTGGCATGACGTATGGCGAACTCCTGCCTTATGCAACGCCGGGTTTTGTCGCCTTTGGTGCCGGCTCCTTACTGACCGGCTGGCTGGGGGACCGCTGGAGCCGGCGTCACATGATGGTGATTTTCTTTATCGGCATAGGCGCAGCGATGATGGCGGTCGGCCTTGCGCAAACTCCGCGGCAGGTGGGCATCGCCTTGCTGGCGGTGGGCTTGTTTGCGGCGATTTACCATCCGGTCGGCACTGCGATGCTGGTCGCGCACGCGGAGAAGCTGGGACGTGAAGTAGGCGTCAATGGCGTATGGGGCAATCTCGGCGTGGCGTCATCGGCGCTTGTCACCGGCATCGTCTGCCAATACCTCGGCTGGCGCTGGGCCTTTGTAGTGCCGGGCCTGGCAACGATTGTGATCGGTATCTTCTTTGCCCTTGGCGTCAAACACGAAGCGCGTACCGTTCGCAAGGCGACACAGCAAAGTTCGGTGCGGGTATCGAAAGAAGCGATGTGGCGGGTGATCGCGGCGCTGGTCATCACCATCATTGCCAGCTCGACGACATTCAATGCATTCACGGTCGCCATGCCCAAGTTGTTTAGCGAACGTTTGTCAGGCATTACGGCGAATGCCGCCTTGCTTGGCATCATTGTGGCGGGTACTTATGTGTTCGGCGCGCTGGCGCAGTACATCATCGGCCATTTATTGGATAGATACTCACTAAAGACCTTATTCCTGCCACTGGCCCTGACGCTCGCGCCACTACTGTATTCTGCTGCGAGCCTGTCCGGTATCGCGCTGATATTGATTTGCGTCGGCATCGTGATTTGCATTTTCGGGCAGGTCACCGTCAACGACGCGATGATAGGCAAGTACACCAGCGATGAATGGCGGGCGCGTGCCTACTCGGTACGTTACTTCCTTGGTTTTACTGCAGCGGGGGCTTCGGTCGGGATTGTTGCGAGCCTGCATGAACACGGCGGTTTCACATTGATGCTGCAGGCTTTGGCCGCTTTGTGCGTGCTGGTGATTATTGGTGCGATTTGTTTCCCGCGCGAGCAGAGGGTGCGGGGATAG
- a CDS encoding hybrid sensor histidine kinase/response regulator — MQDGNQNMALRGSSAADVDNSPEADQFRQTIAGLLKRIDREAEQLRQKTADLLTQGGALHEATQSKHVLEALVVQLREANEHLVLAASGAQDMQAKAESANHRQEEFLSMLAHELRNPLAPIAMAADLLGKISTAHPLLPKLHGIISRQVSHMAHLVDDLVDASRVSTGNITLQKRSLLLAEIIESAVETSQPFIDKRTQQLTISMPDASIIIHGDLVRLAQAFANLIINATKFTPVDGHIDILVQLQTSTVKVVIKDDGVGIAADIQPYIFELFRQGPLSLDRSQGGLGIGLSLVRTVVEMHTGTVSVYSAGADLGSEFTVELPIAAEFIKDDEEGDAPADAIQGCRILLIEDNANANEILSHLLTMEGHTLTSAFDGTSGLEMAKDNIYDVIVCDIGLPGIDGYEVLRRLRLHTAKPVPLCIAISGYSQQENKMNAASVGFDHYMVKPVAIDALVNFIAPRLPH, encoded by the coding sequence ATGCAAGATGGTAATCAAAACATGGCCCTGCGCGGCTCCTCCGCCGCCGACGTCGATAACTCCCCCGAAGCAGACCAGTTCAGGCAAACCATCGCCGGTTTGTTGAAGCGTATCGACCGCGAAGCGGAACAACTGCGTCAAAAAACCGCCGATCTGTTAACCCAGGGCGGCGCGCTGCACGAAGCAACACAAAGCAAGCATGTACTCGAAGCCCTGGTCGTCCAGTTGCGCGAAGCCAATGAGCATCTGGTACTGGCCGCATCCGGCGCACAAGACATGCAAGCCAAGGCTGAATCAGCCAATCATCGCCAGGAAGAATTCCTGTCCATGCTGGCGCATGAGTTACGTAATCCTTTGGCACCGATTGCGATGGCGGCGGATTTGCTGGGCAAGATTTCAACCGCCCATCCCCTCCTGCCCAAACTGCACGGCATCATCAGTCGACAAGTCAGTCATATGGCACATCTGGTCGATGACCTGGTGGATGCTTCACGCGTCAGTACCGGCAACATCACTTTGCAAAAGCGTTCATTGCTGCTGGCAGAAATCATCGAGAGTGCAGTTGAAACCAGCCAGCCCTTCATCGATAAACGTACACAGCAGCTCACCATCTCGATGCCGGATGCCTCCATCATCATCCATGGCGATCTGGTCAGGCTGGCACAGGCTTTTGCCAACCTCATCATCAATGCCACCAAGTTCACACCTGTAGACGGACATATCGATATCCTGGTGCAGTTGCAGACCAGTACCGTCAAGGTCGTCATCAAGGACGACGGTGTGGGAATAGCAGCGGATATCCAACCCTACATCTTCGAGTTATTCCGGCAAGGACCGCTGTCACTGGATCGTTCGCAAGGCGGCCTGGGCATCGGGCTGTCGCTGGTGCGCACGGTCGTGGAAATGCATACAGGTACGGTGAGTGTTTATAGCGCCGGCGCCGACCTTGGCAGTGAATTCACGGTGGAGCTGCCGATTGCTGCAGAGTTCATCAAGGATGATGAAGAAGGAGATGCGCCGGCAGATGCCATACAGGGTTGCCGCATCCTGCTGATTGAAGACAATGCCAACGCCAATGAAATCCTCAGTCATTTGCTGACGATGGAAGGCCATACACTGACCTCCGCCTTCGATGGCACGTCCGGGCTGGAAATGGCCAAGGACAATATCTATGACGTCATCGTGTGCGATATCGGCTTGCCCGGCATCGACGGCTATGAAGTACTCAGGCGGTTGCGCTTGCATACTGCGAAACCTGTGCCGCTTTGCATTGCCATCAGCGGCTACAGCCAGCAGGAAAATAAAATGAACGCCGCCAGCGTGGGTTTTGATCACTATATGGTGAAACCTGTCGCGATTGATGCACTGGTGAATTTCATTGCACCACGGCTGCCGCACTAA
- a CDS encoding ABC transporter permease subunit, with translation MFESFVPRRTDRSLLAISPNRWDWALLPLVLAVLVAVGFGAMQMTRPFVVGEVTPISLDPANLPYYLLRTILRMFIALGCALLFSFVFAAIAAKYRAAEKVMIPTLDILQSVPILGFQAIAIAPFIAFFPGSLLGVECAAIFAIFSSQAWNMAFSLYQSIRTVPSELNEAARVFRLSGWQRFWRLELPYAMPGLLWNMMMSMSGGWFFLVAAEAISVANQDIKLPGIGAYIAVAIEAKDLHAILWAIGAMLAGIVLYDQLFFRPLLAWADKFRFEESQGETEQRSWLLNWGRRSRWMRAGTDRMWAMLRSTLGWFSVSYDGTAPRASARVIHPMWMRVWNVVLLLAAGLAVYRLGIFVHSEVGWAEVGHVLWLGVITLTRVLLLIALASLVWVPIAVWIGLRPKYSQRVQGLAQFLAAFPVNLMFPLVVYLLLTMQLNPNIWLSPLMVFGTQWYILFNVVAGASTIPNELRLASDNLGLKGWLKWKRVYLPAVFPSYVTGAITASGGSWNASIVAEYVTWGKTTLIADGLGSYIKQMTDAGDFHRIALGIGVMCIFVMLLNRFFWRKLYLLAEDRSR, from the coding sequence ATGTTTGAGTCGTTCGTTCCTCGCAGGACAGACCGCTCTTTGCTGGCGATTTCACCGAATCGCTGGGATTGGGCCTTGCTGCCGCTAGTGCTGGCGGTACTGGTGGCGGTCGGCTTTGGCGCGATGCAGATGACACGGCCTTTTGTGGTCGGCGAAGTCACTCCCATCTCGCTGGATCCGGCCAATCTTCCTTACTATTTGTTGCGCACGATCTTGCGCATGTTCATTGCACTCGGCTGCGCCTTGCTATTCAGCTTTGTGTTTGCAGCGATTGCGGCCAAGTATCGCGCTGCCGAAAAGGTCATGATCCCGACGCTGGATATCCTGCAGTCGGTGCCCATCCTCGGCTTCCAGGCGATTGCGATTGCACCTTTCATCGCCTTTTTCCCCGGCAGCTTGCTGGGTGTGGAGTGCGCGGCGATCTTCGCGATCTTTTCTTCGCAAGCCTGGAATATGGCCTTCAGCCTGTATCAGTCGATACGTACCGTGCCGTCGGAATTGAATGAGGCAGCACGCGTGTTCCGCCTGTCCGGCTGGCAGCGTTTCTGGCGCCTTGAGTTGCCGTATGCAATGCCGGGCTTGTTGTGGAACATGATGATGTCGATGTCCGGCGGCTGGTTCTTCCTGGTGGCGGCAGAAGCGATCTCGGTCGCGAACCAGGACATCAAATTGCCCGGCATCGGTGCGTATATCGCGGTAGCGATTGAAGCGAAAGATTTGCACGCCATCCTGTGGGCGATAGGCGCGATGCTGGCCGGCATTGTGCTGTATGACCAATTGTTCTTCCGTCCTTTGCTGGCATGGGCGGATAAATTTCGTTTTGAAGAATCGCAAGGTGAGACCGAACAGCGTTCATGGTTGCTGAACTGGGGCCGCCGCAGCCGCTGGATGCGTGCCGGTACCGACCGCATGTGGGCAATGCTGCGCAGTACGCTGGGCTGGTTCAGTGTGTCTTATGACGGCACCGCGCCGCGTGCCAGCGCACGCGTAATCCATCCGATGTGGATGCGGGTGTGGAATGTCGTGTTGCTGCTGGCCGCCGGCCTGGCGGTGTATCGCCTCGGTATTTTTGTGCACAGCGAAGTCGGCTGGGCCGAGGTCGGTCATGTGCTGTGGCTGGGCGTGATTACGCTGACGCGTGTCTTGCTGCTGATTGCGCTGGCTTCATTGGTCTGGGTGCCGATTGCGGTATGGATAGGCTTGCGTCCCAAATATTCGCAGAGGGTGCAGGGCCTGGCGCAATTCCTCGCTGCTTTCCCGGTGAACCTGATGTTCCCGCTGGTGGTGTACCTGCTGCTGACGATGCAATTGAATCCGAATATCTGGCTCAGTCCGCTGATGGTATTCGGTACGCAGTGGTACATCCTGTTCAATGTGGTGGCAGGTGCCTCGACGATCCCGAATGAGTTACGCCTGGCGTCCGATAACCTGGGCTTGAAAGGCTGGTTGAAATGGAAGCGGGTCTATTTGCCGGCCGTCTTTCCCAGCTATGTGACCGGTGCGATTACGGCCAGCGGCGGTTCATGGAATGCGAGCATCGTCGCTGAATACGTGACCTGGGGCAAGACCACGCTGATCGCCGATGGCCTGGGCAGTTACATCAAGCAGATGACCGATGCCGGCGATTTCCATCGCATTGCGCTCGGCATAGGTGTGATGTGCATATTTGTAATGTTGTTGAATCGATTTTTCTGGCGCAAATTGTATTTGCTGGCAGAAGACCGTAGTCGTTAG